From a single Miscanthus floridulus cultivar M001 chromosome 8, ASM1932011v1, whole genome shotgun sequence genomic region:
- the LOC136468689 gene encoding protein RGF1 INDUCIBLE TRANSCRIPTION FACTOR 1-like, whose product MVSLKEMARSDAERAPPAWLRTLLETSFFDACPEHSAGKGRANRRTIGCNFFCTHCAGHALCSGCLGTHEGHELIQIRRLSGHNIVKVDDVQHLLSVSLVQTYLYNGDHAVFLNRRPMSGQGKHGASHCEECERGLQDEACRFCSFGCKAKGIEDRLDFSVSFAVDPNNDRTRDETESDDNEDSSSPS is encoded by the exons ATGGTCAGCCTGAAGGAGATGGCTCGGTCCGATGCGGAGCGCGCCCCACCAGCATGGCTCCGTACGCTGCTGGAGACCAGTTTCTTTGATGCATGCCCCGAGCACTCGGCAGGCAAGGGCCGTGCTAACAGGAGGACCATTGGCTGCAACTTCTTCTGCACTCATTGTGCCGGCCATGCCCTCTGCTCTGGCTGCCTTGGCACCCATGAAGGCCATGAACTCATCCAG ATCCGGAGGTTATCTGGCCACAACATTGTGAAGGTAGACGATGTCCAGCATCTGCTGAGCGTGTCATTGGTGCAGACCTACCTCTACAACGGAGACCATGCCGTGTTCCTGAACAGACGGCCTATGTCGGGTCAGGGAAAGCATGGCGCGTCTCACTGTGAGGAATGCGAAAGGGGACTCCAGGATGAGGCCTGCCGCTTCTGCTCATTTGGGTGCAAG GCTAAAGGAATAGAGGACCGACTTGATTTCAGCGTCTCATTCGCTGTTGATCCAAACAACGACAGAACTAGAGATGAGACTGAATCAGACGACAACGAAGACTCATCCAGCCCATCTTGA